TCTAGAGGTTAAAGTTGTTGCAGTTTGAGAAGGATCTTCACCCTGTCCGGAAGGGGCACGCGTGTGAGcgtgaggcaggaggaaggggcacgcgtgttgaggcaggagaaaggggcacGCGTGTGAGcgtgaggcaggaggaaggggaagcGCTCCCCAGACTCACACCAAGTCTCAGAACTCTGAATGGCCGTTGGCTTTTCAGCTGGAAGCTGAGCAACTAGAGACATTGCTTAGACGTTCTCGTAGGGACTGCTTCCACCTTGACCTTCATTACTGCTCAGGACACTGTCCAAGGGTCAGCGGGGAAGAAGGCCATGTTCTTCCGCCCACATTGCATGCAGCTGGCCTCCTTCGCACGCGCTCTCTGAAGCCAAGGAGCACGTGACCCGACAGAACGAGGTCCCAGCCATAGAAGGGTAGTGGCTGGAAACAAGGAATGAGACCTGACGAGATGCCAGCGTAGCAGCTGCGTCACCGGGACTAACTAGCAAGAACAAACACTTCTGggaggctttttacctttctttctttctgtatgtattactttcctgtttcttccatgtctgtctgtctgtctagcatcttcctcatttttctccttctttctccctctttctcctctcaagcctagattcctccccctatttattctctctgcccaccagccctgcctatcccttctCTGCTTAACTACTGgaccttcagctctttattagaccaatcaggtgccttaggcaggcaacacatctttactttgttgaacaaatgcagcataaacaaatgtaacacatctttacatggttaagTAACATTCCACAACATAAGCAAATTCAGCGCACCTTTCTATAGCTGAAGTAACATTccacaacagaaagagaagaaataaagccTAAAGGGAGAGAACTGAGATACATGCTGATGTATCTCTCATCCCAGTGGAGGCTGACAGgtcacagtgagttctaggccagcctggtctacatagccagttccaggacagccgggctATGTAAtggagccctgtctcaaaacagaaacaagatcCATCCCATGTGACATGAGCAGGCGATCACTACCAATGCTATCGCCCATCAACAAAATGCTATTACcctttaaaagatgtatttagttCACAGCTCCAGAGCATCAGGACACGATGCCAGTCTCCGGTGAGGACCCGGAGACTAAGGATTCCCCACAGAGGAAGTGCATGGGAGGAGAGACCGCATtgccagagaggaagcagagagaagtcagGATCAGGCTGGCCCTTACAACTCACCCACCAGAGCTACCTCAATCCCTCCCTGGGGCAAGGTCCCCAGGGACCTAAGAGCCTCCCCTTGACCTCATAGCTTAAAGGCCCCTCAACCTCAACATCAGCAACACTGAGGACCAAGCTGCCACACCGTGGGATGGGTGCAGGCAAACCACATGCAAATCTCAGCACAGAGGCTGCTGGGACAGTTGAGAGTTACTGTCTCTAAGGAGGAGGCCACGGTAAGAAAGGAGGCTTGGAGGGGTTTGGTCACAAATCCTGTGGAGCTTTTTGACTTTTAGGCTACGCACAGAGGGGATCTGAGGAAGTCATTGCAGTGGACCCTGCTGAGCCCAAAGGGAGCCAAGGGAACAAAAGTAATGACAAACGGTGATGTCTTCCGAGAGCTAGGCTGTCCTCTCTTGCTGCAACCCAACCTGTGAGATCTAGTCCCTGCTCTAAGTACATTGGCCTGGGAGGGATGCTCGCCCAGGTTTGGCCAGTTGTTCATTTTCCAAGTATTTGAAAGTGTGACTGGGAGTTAGTCCTGCGGGTGGCAACGTCAGGTGAGGGCTGTGGCCAACATGTGACCGAGCATGGAGGGGCTGTGGCTCACATGTGACCGAGCATGGAGGAGCTGTGGCTCACATGTGACCGAGCATGGAGGGGCTGTGGCTCACATGTGACCGAGCATGGAGGGGCTGTGGCTCACATGTGACCGAGCATGGAGGAGCTGTGGCTCACATGTGACCGAGCATGGAGGGGCTGTGGCTCGCATGTGACCGAGCATGGAGGGGCTGTGGCTCACATGTGACCGAGCATGGGGGGGCTGTGGCTCACATGTGACCGAGCATGGGGGGGCTGTGGCTAACATGCAGGCCATGTGGCCCCGCAAGAAGACAGGCTACATTCTGCTGGCTTGTCAGGTCTCAGCTCTGTTCCCAGGGGACAGGACAAAACCCACCCCGAGTTCTGTGTGCTCCCATCCCTGTTCCTTTATGGTAAATAGTTTCTCCTTGGGTGTAGAAGATCTTGTCATTGCTGGCAAACAAAACCTTCGACTTAGGACAACCTCCCCCACTTCCTTAGAATTTTCTGGTAGTCTTACTCTCTCCTGGGAAGTCCACGACTTCTTCATCAGCCCTTTCCTTCCCGGGGCCAAATTCACAGTTTTTGTTCTATTTACATCTTGATCAACTTTGATGCTTTAGCAAATCACAAACCCAGTTTCTCCAGAAGCCTTTTGGTCCAACTCAGACCTCAGGGTTCCCAGCCAAAGGCTCCCAGTAGCACCTATATCAGAGACCCTGTTACCAGACTCAGGCTGAGATCGGAAAAATGACGTCACATTCGTCACAGAGTTCCTGTTGCTACTTCCCTGCCCCTGAGACCCTAATCCAGAAGACCCCAAGAGACCCCTAAGGCATTCCTGCTTGGAAACCCCCATCTGTGTCACTTATTCGGTGATTGACAGGAACAACCTTGCACGTTCActgctctctgtgtgtttcacttCTACTCACGACTAGAGAGAGCAGGTGGGTCACTTGGAAATCCAGcgtttttcttttaagacttaCTTATCATTTCAATTTGATATCCATGAgttttttacctgcatgtatgtctgtgcaccaaatgtgtgcctggtgccgGGGAGAAGGGTGCTGGTGGCAGAGGAGggcacaggatcccctggaactggagtcacaggtggttgtgagccaccatctgcatactgggaatcaaacccaggttctctgcaggaaCAGCTAATGCTCTAACCATTGAGCagcctctccagcccagggtaTCTTGTAGACCCACGGTGCTGCCCTCCTGCCTGATGTGTTAGTAGCATGCCTAAGTCTTGGGCAGCTGTTTGCCATTCACAGGGGAATGTCCGAAAGGGAGGGGCGTTCCTGTAGGAGCAGAATCCCTGTGAGCGTGGCTCCCGGCATCTTACAGAGCTCTCATTGGCTCCCGGCATCTTACAGAGCTCTCATTGGCTCCCAGCACCTCACAGAGCAGTCATTGTTGCTGTAATCAGATACTCTGTAACTTTTCCTTGAGGTCTGAACTCAGAAGATGAGTTTCATGAAGCCCCCTGGGTGAAATAACCCACTGACAAAATATGGACCAAACGAGGCACAGATGAGCGGTGTTCACCAGTGTGAACCGCCATGCTGGGTGGTCACCACCCAGAGCTCCTCTCTGTGCTCAGCATCCCTCAGCTGTAAGTATTGGCCCAGATCCCGTACAAAGGACAAACAGCAAACCGTTCAGAGAATTTAGTGTGGCTGCCAGAGGTTTGGATGAATCAGAACCATGAATGCACTTGGGCAGGAACGTGGCAGACGGGGCCCCACAAGTTCTACGGGGAGTTGGGGAGCCAGTAAATGAGGGACCTGTAGAACAGAGGTTGATGCCACTGGGGGTCCACACTGTAGCAGGCTGGAGCTGAGCACACAGAAGCTTCTAGAAGCTTGCCAGGAAGCCACAGGGCATTTCTCACGGTTCCTCTCAGAGGAATAGTTACCTAAAGTAGCAAAACCCAGCTGACCAAGGTCGGTCACACTCATTTGTCCACTGGCCAAACCCCTGCTTCTCTagttcctctccccttcctttccctccccttccttcctttcccctccccctccccttctctcccctctgcttTTCACAGATCTCTGATTTCCCCTCCCCGACACACATGTGCcctcctcccttcacccccaGACTCCCTGGGCTTCTGTACCTGCGGACACTGGGCAGGCACATGCCTGTGACGATGAGAACTGTGCCCAGAAGGAAGCCCACAAAGCCGACGGCCAGGCCCAGGTAGCAGACCAGGGTCtcagtggtttctggtggtggGGTAAGCACCTGGGGCTCTGGGAGAGGAAGCGAGGGTCAGAGGACACAAGAAGGGATCCGGAGTAGAGGAGACATGGACGTGGACAGGCAATGACGTGGGATCCCGTACCCCAGTGCTGGAGGAGCGGCTGGTCCAGGCCCCAGTGCTCCACCCTGCAGTCATACACGTCCTCGGCCGAGGGCACGAAGGTCAGGTAGTGGAACTTCCGGAACCTGTGGTTAGGCTGGGTGTAGAAGCTGGTCTGGGCCACTCCCTCGGTGACGGGCTGGCCGTTGCGCAGCCAGGTGACATCGATCACAGGCGGGAAGATATCATCCACGACGCAGATGAGGACGTTGGGCTTTCCCAGCTCCACGCGAGACTTGGGGAGTACCGTCACCCTGGGAGGCTCTAGGAGGAATGAGTCCTGAATCCCTGAGCTCCACCCCTTACAGCTGGGCCTTACTAGGGCCAAGAGTGAGGGACACTTCCTCCCATGTGGTCAACCGCAGGGGTGCTCTGGGGTGGTGCCTACTGGGGCTGGAGGGGACAGGAGGACTCTGCCTAGTtgggtggggcagagggaaggcCAGGTACCACTGATGGCTCTGGTTCGGTTGGAGCGTTCCACCAAGACGTCCAGGTGAGCTCTGATCATGGCGATGCTGGCCAACCCATTTTGGAAGTTCGAGTATAGGGAGGCCCCAAACTCAGGCAGACGCCACACGACCTCCCTGTTCTTCAGGTCCACAGAAAAAATTTGTTCCCCATCAAATTCATGTGTGAACTGTCCAGAAGCATCGTAGGACTGGTAGAAGGCCGGTCCATAGGAGCCCATGTGGTCAGCTGTATTGGGTgagggcagggtggggggagagaagcAGGTCTGACTCAGGTGTGGGACCTGCTCACTCTCAGCCTGGCCTCATCTTGGGCTGTGTGTGGGGGACAGTCCTGTTATGCCATAGCGGACCCTTGAGAGGCTGCAGAGACACGGCAAGGAGAAGACAGAGGGTGTGTGACCAGAACGTGTGAGGACAGAGCCCGCAAAGCAGGCTGGGAAGGAGGGGTGCCCCCCCCCTGGATATGGTGTCTGCGGTTCCCAGGCCCCTGTAGCTGTAGCCCCAGCCGCGCTGTCAGGTCTTGTGTGTAAGGGGGTGAAACTGGGGTGAGGGGGGAATGGTTAAGGGGAAGCACTGAAGGGGAGCTTTTGGCAAAGACAGTCAGTATAGGCGTGGAGGAGGTGCAGTGACGCACAGGGGCATGAGCTAAGCTCTGTGGCCCAGAGGCTGGGGTGACAGCTCCccacaagccaggcatggtggcgcggtcctgcaaccccagcactcagaaggtgggaaaaccagcctgggctacagagcccAATGGAACCATCTCGTAAACACttggaggtggagagggagagagaagagcccAAAGCGTCATAGGACACACTGGATACAAAGTCAGGAgttcaagccgggcagtggtggcgcacacctttaattccacactcaggaggcagaggcaggaggatctctgagtttgagagcagcctggtctatagaacgagttccaggatagctggaggttcacagagaaaacctgtctcttcttaaaaaaaaaaatacatggatctaatctacatgggaagtagaaaaagacaagatctcttgagtaaattgggagcatgaggaccttgggagagggttgaaggggaggggggagaaagggagggcatcagagaaaaatgtagagctcaataaaaatcagtaaaaaaaagtttaaaaatcaggagttcaaagttcaCGTCCCAGAGATGACAGAATGGGTCTCACCTCACGGCAGAACGCTTCCtggatatccagggctacacatcAGCGCCTTCAGAGCTCTACAGGGGTGAGGTGAGTGTGAGGGCTGTCCTGTGTCCGCATGATGTCAAGTGGAGGAGCCGGGGGCTCACACATACACAGCGGAGAACGCCGCACTGAAGCTGGTGTGTGAGCCAGGAAGTGGCAGAGGTGCCAGGATGCTGAGCAGTGAGGCGGCTGAGGGCATGGGTCTCAGAAAAGAGGAAGGCAAGGGAGGACTCTGAAGGTAAAGGGAGCCCAGAGGAGACCCTGTCACAGCCGGAGCTGGTTCCAGCGTGGATGTTCCAGAGTGGCTGGGGTTTGCCCACAGCTGGAGGGAGTTGCCCATAGACCAGAGACGGGAGCCTCTTCCCTGTGCTGTCTCCCTGgtctcctcccacccctggtGTCCCCAGCACTTACCCTTGATGGCCCATACTCCCTGGGGACTCAGGAAGCGCATCAGGGTGTGAAACGCCAGGACCAGCTCCACACGGAGGACCATTGCTGAGGGGGTGGGGCACTTTAACAACCTCTGTTTGGGAAGCGAGGGAGCAAGATGgaggtaaagagaaacagatctAGGTTAGGGGAAGACCCTTGCTGTAAACAGCCAATCAGAGCAGCTCTCTGAGTTAACAGGTCTGTTGCTGGGTAGAGAAGCAAAGAGTCTGGGTGAGAAGGTGGAGGGTAGAGGTCATGGGTCACCTGTCACTTCATTGTTCAAGAAGGGGCTTCAGGAAGGAGCAGGGAGGTCTCGGAGCACCAAACGGCTGTGCTGGGGACAAAGCCTCTGTGTGGTCTCTGATAGAAGGAACCTGATTTTCCATGTAGATCCCTTGGGACAAATTTGgggtaaaaataagaaataaactgCACGAAGAAACTTTAAAGGGAAATCTCGAGAATAAAAGCCCTTTATATctgtaaaacattttcaaaaatattattttattttatcctgtaAGAAAGGATGTGCAACCATTGGAGCTGCTTTCCTGGAGAAAAGCTACAGGCAGTTCCCACAACCGATGGGAGGCGGGCAGAGGGCACAGGTGGTCTCTTTTTGTCCCTTCTGGTCCCCAAGCACCCTCTTTTATGCtggccagcccccaaatcatgacaaagAAATTTATTACTAATTGCGAATGCTTGGTCCTAGCATAGGCTTCCCATTTCTATCCATTGGTGCTGCCTAGGGCTCATTTACCTCACCCACGCACCTTCCGTCccactctcctgcctcctctgtgtctggctggccccCAGCTGGCTGACTGGCTTGCCTTtccttctgcctgccagccccacctatccctcctaTGCCCAGTTACTGGCTGACCAATCAGatgctttaggcaggcaaggtgaaacaacaacacatctttacatagttaaccaAATGCAGCATATTCCACACTGGCTGGTGTGCTGTGCCCCTGGCTTTTCCCTTTGATGGGTTGTACCAATGGCTGGCGCTGGAAAGGACTCAATCAATACAGAAAATAGAGAGATGCTGGGCCTagaactctggagacagaggcaggtggatctctgtgagtctgaagccagcctactctacagaatgagttccaggccagccagggctacgtagacctgtctcagaaagagaaaggaaataaaaacagataaccGTCTACCCAGAtaaagagaactctcaacaaattTCTGAAAGTCTTTGTCAAAGATGCTGAAATAAACGGTTGTCAAGCTTGGCCGCATCTGAGAAGTCTCCTGGGTCTTCAGTTCCAAAGAGTCACCTGCGGGGTTTGTAACAAACACAGATTTCTGGGTCTGGGCAGGTGCCTTTGTGGGCAGAGTTTGCCACATgggcatgaagacctgagtctggAATCCAGGACACATAAACACCCAGACATGGTGGAGCGTGTCTGTAACATgtccctgggaaggcagagcctgGCAGATCCATGAAATCTGTTGGCCATCCAGTCTAGTCACATAggtcagctccaggttcagtgagaccacctcaaaaagtaaggtggagtgTCTTAGGCAGGGATTCTATTGTTGCGATGAAACACCTTGAccagaaagcaagctggggaggaaagggtttattaggctcacacttcagcattgctgctcatcactgaaggaagtcaggacaggaactcaaacagggaaggatcctggaggcaggagatgaggcagaggccaaggagggtgctgcttactggcttgctccccatggcttgctcagcctgctttcctatagaaccctggaccagcagcccagggatggcatctcCCACCATGCACTGGGTCCTCCCACACTGATCactaatggagaaaatgcctacCAGCTGGATCTCACGGagacatttcctcagctgaggctccttcctctgatgactctagcttgtgtcaggatGACACAGAAAGTCAGCCAGGACACAGAGGTAGGCTGGGAAATGGCTCACAGGTGAGGGAACGCCTTGCTCTCCCTTAGAACCAGAGTTTGGACACCAGCATCCTCATGAGACGGCTCACCACACCCATAACTACAGCTCTAGGGGGACCCGACGCCTGTAGTCTCGGTGGGCACCTGTGCTCTCATGcacacattgacacacacacactcacacactcacacactcacacacacacactcacacacacacacactcacacacacacactcacacacactcacgcacacacacactcacacacacactcacacacacacactcacacacacacactcacacacactcacgcacacacacactcacacacacactcacacacactcacacacactcacacacactcacacacacacactcacactcacacacacacacactcacacactcacacacactcacacacacacacacacgtgtgcataattaaaaataaaataaatcgggctcagtggccaagagcactggctgcccttacagaggactcggtttcaattcccagcatccacatggcagcttacaaatgtctgtaacttcgTTTTCAGGGGACCTGagaccctcacacaggcatacatataggCGAAATACCAAcgcacataacataaaaataaataaatagatagatagatagaaattatctttaaaatgaaagaaatgagatGGAGCATGAACAAGAAgatacctctggcttccacacgcatgagcacactcatgcacacacatcatacatgcgcccacccataaacacacacacatatgaaacacatcacaaacacacacacacatatgaaacacatcacaaacacacacacatatgaaacacatcacaaacacacacacatatgaaacaccacaaacacacac
The nucleotide sequence above comes from Microtus pennsylvanicus isolate mMicPen1 chromosome 7, mMicPen1.hap1, whole genome shotgun sequence. Encoded proteins:
- the LOC142854264 gene encoding HLA class II histocompatibility antigen, DO alpha chain isoform X2, whose product is MVLRVELVLAFHTLMRFLSPQGVWAIKADHMGSYGPAFYQSYDASGQFTHEFDGEQIFSVDLKNREVVWRLPEFGASLYSNFQNGLASIAMIRAHLDVLVERSNRTRAISEPPRVTVLPKSRVELGKPNVLICVVDDIFPPVIDVTWLRNGQPVTEGVAQTSFYTQPNHRFRKFHYLTFVPSAEDVYDCRVEHWGLDQPLLQHWEPQVLTPPPETTETLVCYLGLAVGFVGFLLGTVLIVTGMCLPSVRR
- the LOC142854264 gene encoding HLA class II histocompatibility antigen, DO alpha chain isoform X1, yielding MVLRVELVLAFHTLMRFLSPQGVWAIKADHMGSYGPAFYQSYDASGQFTHEFDGEQIFSVDLKNREVVWRLPEFGASLYSNFQNGLASIAMIRAHLDVLVERSNRTRAISEPPRVTVLPKSRVELGKPNVLICVVDDIFPPVIDVTWLRNGQPVTEGVAQTSFYTQPNHRFRKFHYLTFVPSAEDVYDCRVEHWGLDQPLLQHWEPQVLTPPPETTETLVCYLGLAVGFVGFLLGTVLIVTGMCLPSVRRSLIYWLPNSP
- the LOC142854264 gene encoding HLA class II histocompatibility antigen, DO alpha chain isoform X3, which encodes MGSYGPAFYQSYDASGQFTHEFDGEQIFSVDLKNREVVWRLPEFGASLYSNFQNGLASIAMIRAHLDVLVERSNRTRAISEPPRVTVLPKSRVELGKPNVLICVVDDIFPPVIDVTWLRNGQPVTEGVAQTSFYTQPNHRFRKFHYLTFVPSAEDVYDCRVEHWGLDQPLLQHWEPQVLTPPPETTETLVCYLGLAVGFVGFLLGTVLIVTGMCLPSVRRSLIYWLPNSP